Proteins from a single region of Sediminitomix flava:
- a CDS encoding Dabb family protein, producing MVVHTVLMKIKEGTPQEKVDALIQALKDLKGKVPTLVEMNAGYNFSDRSQGFSVMLNSIFDDKEGLAVYASHPDHVDVLENHIKPILAELVVGDIEY from the coding sequence ATGGTAGTTCATACGGTACTAATGAAAATCAAAGAGGGTACTCCTCAAGAAAAGGTAGATGCTCTTATTCAGGCATTGAAAGACTTAAAAGGTAAGGTTCCTACATTAGTAGAAATGAATGCAGGATATAACTTTTCTGACCGTTCTCAAGGTTTTTCAGTAATGCTAAATTCAATTTTTGACGATAAAGAAGGCTTAGCTGTTTATGCTAGTCACCCAGATCATGTCGATGTTCTTGAAAATCATATTAAGCCAATTTTAGCTGAATTGGTTGTTGGAGATATTGAGTATTAA